GGTTCCGGCGGGAGGACCACGCGGAGGTCGTCGCCGGGCCGCACCTCGCCGCCCGTCACGACCACCGCCATGATGCCGGCCCGCAGCACCGGCTGACCGGCGTCGTCCACGCCCAGCACGGCCCGCAGCAGGCCCGGCCGGAAGGCGTCGATCTGCGCGCAGGGATTGCGCAGGCCCGTGACCTCGACCACCGCGTGCGCCCCCAGGTGCAGCCGGGTGCCGCGCGGCACCGCCAGCAGGTCGATGCCGCGCGTGGTCACGTTCTCGCCCAGATCGGCGGGCGCGACCGCGAAGCCCTGCGCGGCCACCTCGTCCAGCAGTTCCGCGTGGATCAGGTGGAGTTGCCGCAGGTTCGGCTGCGTGGGGTCGGCCCGCACGCGCGAGCGGTGCTGCACGGTCACGCCCGCGTGCGCGTCGCCCTCCACGCCCAGGCCGGCCAGCAGGCGGATCGCGGGCCGGGGCTGCTTGGAAAAGCGGTGCGTGCCGTCCGAGGCCACACCGATCACGGTCGCGCTCATGCGGTCTCCTCCTGTCCAGGCGACGTGGCGAAGAGGGGAGAGGGCGGGTCCAGCCGCGCCCGGAT
This region of Deinococcus metalli genomic DNA includes:
- a CDS encoding MOSC domain-containing protein, with amino-acid sequence MSATVIGVASDGTHRFSKQPRPAIRLLAGLGVEGDAHAGVTVQHRSRVRADPTQPNLRQLHLIHAELLDEVAAQGFAVAPADLGENVTTRGIDLLAVPRGTRLHLGAHAVVEVTGLRNPCAQIDAFRPGLLRAVLGVDDAGQPVLRAGIMAVVVTGGEVRPGDDLRVVLPPEPHEALRRV